DNA from Streptosporangiales bacterium:
CGGCGGGAGACCCGTCGACGGTTGCCGTACTCGACATCGGTGAAACTGGCCTGATCGCTGCGCACACCTCATCATTCCGCGATCCCCAGCACCCAGCCAGACGGCACCCCGGACGAACCAGAAAATCAGCGCATCCCTAGGTGCGCCGCGGCGACCGTCTCGTCCTTCGATGCGAGCAATTGTCCCGCCGCCATTCCTCGGAATCGACGAGGACCGTTGTCGCCGCCGGACCTACCGTGGACGGATGGCGACCGACCGCAAGATCACCATCGAACTGTTCGAGGAGTACTACGCGTACTGCTCCAACTGGGGCCGCTGGGGTACCGAGGACCAGCGGGGGACGCTGAACCACATCACGCCGGAGAAGATCACGGCTGCGGCCGCGCTCGTCCGCAGCGGCAAGGCGATCTCCCTGCAGCTGCCGCTCGACGGCGACGGCCCGCAGACCGGCGCGTTCGGCCGGGTCAACGCCGTACACCAGATGGTCGCGACGGGGTCGGACCACCTCGCGGGCACGCAGACGTACAGCGGTGACCCGCTCGGCTTCGGCTTCGCCGACGACAGCATGTTCCTGTTCCTCCAGGGCGGCACGCAGTGGGACGCGCTCGGTCACATCTTCAGGAACGGCACGATGTTCAACGGCTTCAGCGCCGCGGACGTCAGCTCGCAGGGCGCGGTGCACGGCGGCGTCGAACACATGCCGACCGTCGTGTCGCGAGGCGTGCTCCTCGACATGCCACGCGTCCTCGGCGTCGACGCGTTGCGCCCCGGCCATGCGCTGTACCCGGAGGACCTCGACGCCGCGTGCGAGGCCCACGGTGTGAGCGTCGAACCCGGCGACGTCGTGCTGATCCGCACCGGCGACATGGCCGCCCGCAGGGGCGAGCCGGGCTGGGCCGGGTACTCCGCCGGCGACGCGCCCGGCCTGTCGCTGCTGACGGCGCCGTGGTTCCACGACCGCAAGGTCGCGGCGCTCGCCACCGACACCTGGGGCGCGGAGGTGCGGCCCAACGAGATCCCCGAGACCTTCCAGCCGCTGCACCTCATCCTGCTGGTGAGCATGGGCCTGCTCGTCGGCGA
Protein-coding regions in this window:
- a CDS encoding cyclase family protein; translation: MATDRKITIELFEEYYAYCSNWGRWGTEDQRGTLNHITPEKITAAAALVRSGKAISLQLPLDGDGPQTGAFGRVNAVHQMVATGSDHLAGTQTYSGDPLGFGFADDSMFLFLQGGTQWDALGHIFRNGTMFNGFSAADVSSQGAVHGGVEHMPTVVSRGVLLDMPRVLGVDALRPGHALYPEDLDAACEAHGVSVEPGDVVLIRTGDMAARRGEPGWAGYSAGDAPGLSLLTAPWFHDRKVAALATDTWGAEVRPNEIPETFQPLHLILLVSMGLLVGEIWQLDDLATDCAADGVYEFLFVGPPLLIPGAVGSPLNPQAIK